A segment of the Trifolium pratense cultivar HEN17-A07 linkage group LG7, ARS_RC_1.1, whole genome shotgun sequence genome:
actaaaactcaaattttgtgtcaaaattcaatttatctCTTCTAAATTCATCCTCaacgtgaaaaaaaaaaattaaataaaacttgTGTGAAAATTACATCACCAAAGCCAAATTCTGGATACTTTGGTCTATCATTTGACTTGAATTTTGTGTTATGTAAATGTAACATGTATGTGTGTATGTATACATTTtctatatatactatatatatatgtcatgtACAAGTGCtgcacttttttgtttttggtgttAACCCTTAGTTTCCTAGGGAAAAGGGGCCTGGTAATTCGAAGttcgcgaggtaagtaaagtctggcctaCACTTCCTATACACATGATTATTGGGAAGCTGCTTGCGCATTTTTGCCTCCCAATACCCAGTTCCTATGTTTTTGTGAACTAATTAAACACTATAAACTATAATTGATTAATTGTTAATCAATTAAGTTTCTATCAAATCTCAATCTCTTTATCTACTCTTGATTTCAAGCCATTTGGTACTTCAAAATGTGGCTCCACAGAACCATCTGAAATATGATAACAATGTTCATGACTAGCTTTTATAGTCCAAAGCAGAATCAACAAAACCATAATCACACCAAGGAACACCATTCCTACCCAAGCCATCTTAGCATATCTCTTCATAGGCTTGCAGTGATTAACAAGAACTTGAGAGAATGCATCTTTTACAAGTTGGCATTCTAACAAATGTTCCATACTTGGATACACATTCAATAAGTCttgaattgaatttgtataagtTTCAACTTTTGCATATTCACTATTTGTTATGAAATTTCCATTCTCACATGTTCCATCATTTGCATCCAAACAAGTAAAAGGCTTCAATACCTTCATAGGAGGACCAAAGTGTTAATTAATATATCTTGGTCTTATAATTTAtggaaaaacttataatttatggAAAAAGAAGAGGCCAAATTGCACTTTTACCCCCTAACTTAGATAAACTTGTGATTTTGGCCCCTTaactttcaaaatagcacttttggccccctatctttcacaaacttgcggTTTTGGCCCTCTGACCAAGCTAACACACATGTGGCAAGCCATGTTGACGTGGcatgtgagtcattgtccaCATGACAAGACATGTTTGACATGACATGTGAGTCACTACTTGCCACGTGtacgttgacttggtcaaaattagtGGGGGACCATCGTTTTGCAAAAGGGGCTAAAGTTAGGGGCCAAGATcgtaagtttgtgaaagttagggggccaaaagtcctattttgaaagttaatgggccaaaatcgcaagtttgtgaaagttaggggtcaaaagtgcaatttaaaaaaatactatgttTTTAGTTCTCACAAAATCACGACTGTTTAACTTTAGTCTTTATATAAGTTTTATGCATTTATAggaataaaaatgagaatattTTTTCTAAGGACCAAAGTTAAACGGTCGTGATTTTATAGGGGACAAAAACATATATTCAACCATTTTGTAGCATACCTTTGGAATGTCTCCTATTCGTATAGTATTATCGGGACAATTCTCGGGCTGGTAGAAATAATTTGGTGGTGCTGAGAAAGGATTGCAAACATGAACAAGGTTTGGATATGTTGTTGCCTGCATTGATATGTTTGCATTCACCTagacaaccataaaaaaaaccataaaattacTCCAACATTAAGAATTTataatgaatgtgatttttAAGATTATGCCAAATTTACCTCATTAACAAGATCATAGATGCCAGCACTAAATTGAGATAGAACTGGTTTTGCTTTGAGCAATTCTTGACATGGGAGAATGGAACTTAGGCTGTTGTTATAAGGATTTTCTTGAAAGTTGTCAAGAGCTACGCATGCATCACTAGAAAATCTACAATATTTAAGGACACTTTAGTAATTAAACACAAGCCTTAACTTTATAGAAATATTATTACTAGAATATCATAAAGGAATTTTTGGTTTACTTTTGTAAGAAGAAATAGAGTCCAAAGAATATCCAGCATAACACTGTCATCAACCAGCAAAGTACAACAAACCTGTCATCATATACGTTGTTTGTGAAaattagggggccaaaatcgcaagtttatgaaagttaggAGCCAAAAATCGCAATTTAGCCTAAATAAATACACATGATtttcaaacaaatgaaaatttagCATGCTTACAGGTAAAGTGTCCTCCTTAACCTTAGTACTCCAGAAACTGTTAACAGAAAATCCAACATTTTGTTTTATGAGAATCATGGATCAATCATTATTGTGTATACCGAAGAATTATTACGCggtataaaatcaaaatatgatGTTAATATATACCTGACAAAACTGTTACAGCAACCAAGTTCAAGCACATAATCATTGTAGTAGTTACAAACCTGCATtaaaattgattgatattttttaatttaagggACTAAATAGTTATTTCGTAAATTTTGAGGAACTAAATTGACCGACCCTTAAATTTCAAGGACTAAAATGCTTATTTACTCAGAGTCGATGAGTCTTACACTATTTTCAAGCCATTGTTGATAAGGCGCCTATTCTTTCTAGCTTGTGTTTCAATATTTGCAGATGCATCATCAAGTCTTTCAGCTGCAGAGTCGAGATTTGAAGAAGCCCTAACATTGACATTGGCTTCCATCGAATTACTCTCCATGCCTTTTAATGCTTCTGTTGTTTTGTGTATTGTTTCTGATGCTTTGTTTGCTGTTTTGATAATGATATCAACTGATGTTTTGGCTTCTGAATGGAATCTTACACTCCCTATAAGAACTAGTCCTGTTGCAACTCTACAAAATCAAGAGCCATATACATTACTTGAGGAAAGCAAAACAAATTTCGATGTGCCAATTTTGCATAATCTCCAATGATTAATCAAGTATATGTACTTCTCACTTTTGATTTTAGTACATTCAAACTTAGATTTGTTCATGGTACGAAGGTCAGGGTTTTAAGAAAAGTTACTCCTTCCGGCCTCAGATATAAGCAAAGATTCtctttagaccaaatacatgaGTTATTCGGTAAACCTAAAAAGAGaatgttagaagtcccacattggctagagatatgacatagatagcctttataagtgtagtgtaAACCTCAACCCTCaggctagcttttgtggttgagtataggccacAAATTCTAATAgagaatatttgcttatatttgagaccgGAGGAAGTACATAACAGCGATCTAGACCCGCAACATCGAGAAGTTTTATGCATATGCAACACAATCGCGATTGAGCCTGTATCAACCTCATTTGACCGCGATTTGAAAGAATATCTATATTCTTGTCTTGCATTACTACTAAAGTTTGGTCAATTGTGTCTACGTCTCGGACTGCAAAGTGGCTGCAGTACTGTTCTATTATTCAAGCTTAGGGCTTACAGCACACAACTTTGTGTTTAAATACTCGCTCCGCTCGAGCGACCTAACCACTTATACTTAAACTATAAGTCATATCCTATTCTTAAATATCATTGTTACTAGAGACAAAGTTGAATAACTTACATGGCTATTAGCATGAGAAATAAAGCCAGATGAATTAGGGAAACATCACAACTCTTGTAATTACAAGGAAACACCttcattctttttcttcctTCATTTTTGTGATGATAAAACTTGttgattatcaaaaaaactCCATACACTATTCCACATAGAAGGAAGAAAATTCCAATTGCATATCCATATACTCCAGTGAATATCACAGACTACAAAAACAGTAAACACATGTTAATTAACATAATAACAATGgtattagtctctgcagttgcgcacAGAGGATACATGATttacacaaaaataaataaataataactttgGTATTTGAAGTTAGACTCAAAAATGAAGAAGGGAATTGAAATTAAGAAACTTACACTCCAATAATTCTTGTTGGTGATGTTAAATCCTCCTCTATACTTTTTGAAATTATCTAAAGGATCAACTCTAATTGTATTATCCTTCTGTATAATCTGTTCTGACACATTATCTGcaacaaaaaacataaacatagtacTTCTCATTTTCAGTACCAAAGCCAATTTCAAAAATGTAACATGGGATATAATAAATATGTCatgttaaattttgaatattatCATGTGAAATCTTTGTATTATCTTTCTGCATAATCTGTTCTGATACATTATAAAGCACACACACAGACACGAACACTGGACACGACACGAACACGTCGacttgagaaaatgacataattcaatataatcatAGTGTCGGTGTTGTGACGGTGCcagacacgcctaatccgaggagtgtccatgcttcataagTTTTAGAGACTATGAGGAAACCAAATAATTACCTGCAGGAGAATCAGCAGGTGAGACAGCTTGTGCAGCAATTTGTGGTAGAATCAAGATTATGATCACTATTATAGATAACAACCCTTTGGTGCTTTTGGCTATGAACATCTTCATCCTACTAAAATATAATTGGCTATGTTCATATATATGTAGAAGAAGCAATCTTGAATCAACTTTATTTGGAACAATATTTCATGGTataattgagttacaagaaaaGAACATTATGCCATGTGGAAGTGCATGCAGTTTTTTCAGAATAGATTACTTGATAAATTAAGAGATGAAAATTCTTCCAAGGACCTACAAACAAGCTTTTAAATGAAAGAGAAGGGTAATCAAAATCTATTTTCCTCAGAAAGAATTACAAACTCATATCAAAGTGgtatatatcatattttaaactCCCATAAAGGGTGCAAAAAAGTATATGTAGacataagaaaatatttgattaatttttaatttagtcAAATGGTAAAGTGCAAGAAGCAAAATCCAACATCTCAACTGAAACACTTTCATATATGGTTGCTGCCATCCTATCCTATGATAACTAACACTTTATGG
Coding sequences within it:
- the LOC123894084 gene encoding uncharacterized protein LOC123894084, yielding MKMFIAKSTKGLLSIIVIIILILPQIAAQAVSPADSPADNVSEQIIQKDNTIRVDPLDNFKKYRGGFNITNKNYWSSVIFTGVYGYAIGIFFLLCGIVYGVFLIINKFYHHKNEGRKRMKVFPCNYKSCDVSLIHLALFLMLIAIVATGLVLIGSVRFHSEAKTSVDIIIKTANKASETIHKTTEALKGMESNSMEANVNVRASSNLDSAAERLDDASANIETQARKNRRLINNGLKIVFVTTTMIMCLNLVAVTVLSVSGVLRLRRTLYLFVVLCWLMTVLCWIFFGLYFFLQKFSSDACVALDNFQENPYNNSLSSILPCQELLKAKPVLSQFSAGIYDLVNEVNANISMQATTYPNLVHVCNPFSAPPNYFYQPENCPDNTIRIGDIPKVLKPFTCLDANDGTCENGNFITNSEYAKVETYTNSIQDLLNVYPSMEHLLECQLVKDAFSQVLVNHCKPMKRYAKMAWVGMVFLGVIMVLLILLWTIKASHEHCYHISDGSVEPHFEVPNGLKSRVDKEIEI